From the genome of Mycoplasmopsis bovis PG45:
GACTTAATTGTTAAAGAAGAAAAAACTATTTCAAATGTTGGCTATTCAGAGCGAAGCAATACCCCAATTGAAACTTTAGTTATGCCACAGTGATTTGTTAAAATGGAAAATTTAGCAAAAAAAGTAATTAACCATTTAAAATCAGCAGATCATGTAAAGTTTTATCCCAAACGTTTTATAAAAACAGTGAATAATTGACTAGCAAACATGCACGATTGAACAATAAGCCGCCAACTATGATGGGGTCATAGAATTCCTGCTTGATATAGCGGTAATGAAGTAAAAGTTCAAGTTGAGTGCCCTGGTGAAGGTTGAGTACAAGATTCGGATGTGCTTGATACCTGATTTAGTAGTGGAATAGCTCCTTTTTCTTTTTTAGGTTGGCCTGCTAGTGATGAATTGTTAAAAAGATATTATCCTACTAATTTATTAGTAACTGGATATGACATAATTTTTTTCTGAGTTGTGCGTATGTATTTCTTTAGTCTTGAATTCACTAATAAAAAACCATTTGAAACAGTCTTATTGCATGGACTAGTTCGTGATGAACTAAACCGCAAAATGTCTAAATCATTAAACAACGGTGTAGATCCTGTTAAAGTTATTGAAGAATATGGTTCTGATTCATTAAGATTTTTCTTAGTAACAAGCTCATCTCCTGGGCTAGACACAAGATTTTCAATTAAGAAAATCAGATCAGCATGGGGGTTGTGTAACAAGCTATGGAACATAGCACGCTATATTAATATGTTAGACGACGATAATGTTTCCGAACCTAGTGCGGCCGATATTTGAATTAATAATAAGCTTAAAACCCTACAAAATAAAATTAGCAAAGCAATGAATAAATATGAGTTAACTATTGCCGGTTCTGAGTTATCCAATTTTATTTTTAATGATTTTTCATCATGATACATTGAACTATTAAAGATATATCCTAATAAAAAACAAGCATTGGAAAATCTTAGAAAGCTATTAATAATAGCTCATCCATTCTTGCCTTTTGTGACTGACTATTTATACCAAAGTGTTTATAAAAAAGACTTATTAGATGAGCAATTCCCGATTCTAAAATTAAGCAGATCATCTAAAGTTGGTGAAATAGAGCGCATCATTAATGTAGTTAAAATTTTAAGAAAATTTAGAGAAGATAAATCAATAAGCAAAAAGGAAATAATTAACTATTATGTTAGTGAGCAATTTTCGAATGAAACAATAAGCGCAATAAACAGAATGGCAAATGCATCACTAAAAGAAAATAACCACATTTTATTTACTGATGGCAATTTAAAAGTTTGAATTGAAGAAAATGAATCATTAAAGAAAGATAGATTAGCTGATCTTAATAAGAAAATAGAGCAAGTAAGATTTGAAATTAGTAGAGCACAAAATATGCTCAATAACCCAAATTTTATTAATAAAGCCCCTAAAGAAAAAGTTGCATTAGAACAAGAAAAGTTAGAAAAGTACAAAAAACAACTAGCTGAGTATGAAAAGGAGGTGTAATTGTGACAATACTAAATGGAAAAATAATTGCAGAGCAAAGAACAGTTGAGTTAAAAAAAGAATTTGATGAAATTACCAAATTGATTGGTAGACAGCCTGTTTTGTCAATAATTCAAGTTGGGGACAATCCCGCTTCTTCGCTTTATATTAAAAATAAACTTAAAAAAGCTGAGGAGCTAGGTGTTGTTGCGACTCTTTATAAATTTGATGAAGATATTAGCCAAAATTCTTTGCTTAAAAAACTTGATGTGTTAAATGAAGAATCTGATGGCATTATTGTGCAATTACCATTGCCTGAGCATATTTCACCTAAAGTTATAATGAACGGCATACGTTTAGAAAAAGATGTTGATGGCTTATGTGAAAAAAGCACCTTTAACTTTTACAATGATAAATTTGATGAATTATGTTTTACGCCTGCTACGGCAGCAGCTATAATAGATTTAATTAAGTACTATAAAATAGACTTAGAGGGCAAAAAGGCTGCTGTCATTGGGCGTAGCTATTTAGTTGGAAAGCCAACAGCATTCTTGCTTAAAAAACTTGGTGCATTAGTATCAACATACAACAAAAATACAGGTATTAAAGGTGTTGAATCAGCTGATTTATTAGTAACAGCAGCTGGCCAGCCTGACTTAGTTAAAAAAGAAAATATAAAAGATGGTGCCTGGTTAATTGATGCAGGCACAACAATGATTGAAAGAGACGGCATAAAATGCTTTGTTGGTGATGCGTCATTATCACCTGAAGAGTATGAACAATTAGAAGGATATACGCCTACACCAGGAGGTATCGGCCCACTGACTGTTATTTGGCTATTTAAAAACTTAGCTAAAGCTATAAGATACGAGTTTCAAATTTAAGAAATTGAATTCTAGAAAAGGGTTCATTTTTTTATATAATAAAAGCATTATTTTTTAGACATAATTAATAATAATTAATTATTTCCAAGGAGCATTTATATGGATTTTGAAAAACGCCTAAAAGGCATTGTTAATACACTTCCAAAAACAAAAATATTACTTATTGATGGTAGTGACCAAAGAAGTATTGAAGCAGCTAATAAATTAGCAGAATTTAATAACTTAGAAATTACACTTTTAGTTGAAAATGATCACAAAATTGATACTAGAGCTAATGTAGTTAATATGAACAAGGATGCCAATAAATTAGAGTTATTGGCTCAAAAGTATGTTGAATTGCGTAAAGGAAAAGAAGACATTGAAGCAGCAAGAAAGGTACTTAGTACACGTCCTTTTTATGCAATGATGCTTTTAGCAACAGGCGAAGTTGATGGTGTTGTTGGGGGACTAAATTATTCGACAGCTGATATCTTAAGAGCTGCTTTTAAAGCAATTGGTCCTAAACCAGGAATTAAAACAATTTCATCAGTTATGATTATGCACAAAGAAGAAAAGCTTTACTTCTTCAGTGACATTTCAGTAAATCCAAAACCTGATTTAACTGGTTTAGTTGATATAGCAACTAATGCTGCTGAATTTGCAAAAGCATTTATTGAAGAACCTAAAGTAGCATTCCT
Proteins encoded in this window:
- a CDS encoding valine--tRNA ligase, whose protein sequence is MDVIDKTYAPQNFEKAISKKWIDKKFFSQHDLAKKPFSLLLPPPNVTGVLHIGHALDQYIQDTILRYKKLEGYDTFYIAGMDHAGIATQSKVESVLLQTEGLSRHNLGREKFIEKVWKWKETYANKFREQWLTLGIGLDYERERFTLDKLSNDAVNKVFIELYNKGLIYRDTKAINWDPVLKTALSNIEVINKSTEQIMYYIKYKIEGRNDFLTVATVRLETLLSDVAVVFNPTDGRYKHLENMNVIHPLTNEIIPIIKDEYVDKKFASGLMKLSAHAEVDIDIIKQHNLQIKEIIDQEGKINYPSSQFHGLTREEAREAIAKYLKNNDLIVKEEKTISNVGYSERSNTPIETLVMPQWFVKMENLAKKVINHLKSADHVKFYPKRFIKTVNNWLANMHDWTISRQLWWGHRIPAWYSGNEVKVQVECPGEGWVQDSDVLDTWFSSGIAPFSFLGWPASDELLKRYYPTNLLVTGYDIIFFWVVRMYFFSLEFTNKKPFETVLLHGLVRDELNRKMSKSLNNGVDPVKVIEEYGSDSLRFFLVTSSSPGLDTRFSIKKIRSAWGLCNKLWNIARYINMLDDDNVSEPSAADIWINNKLKTLQNKISKAMNKYELTIAGSELSNFIFNDFSSWYIELLKIYPNKKQALENLRKLLIIAHPFLPFVTDYLYQSVYKKDLLDEQFPILKLSRSSKVGEIERIINVVKILRKFREDKSISKKEIINYYVSEQFSNETISAINRMANASLKENNHILFTDGNLKVWIEENESLKKDRLADLNKKIEQVRFEISRAQNMLNNPNFINKAPKEKVALEQEKLEKYKKQLAEYEKEV
- a CDS encoding bifunctional 5,10-methylenetetrahydrofolate dehydrogenase/5,10-methenyltetrahydrofolate cyclohydrolase; protein product: MTILNGKIIAEQRTVELKKEFDEITKLIGRQPVLSIIQVGDNPASSLYIKNKLKKAEELGVVATLYKFDEDISQNSLLKKLDVLNEESDGIIVQLPLPEHISPKVIMNGIRLEKDVDGLCEKSTFNFYNDKFDELCFTPATAAAIIDLIKYYKIDLEGKKAAVIGRSYLVGKPTAFLLKKLGALVSTYNKNTGIKGVESADLLVTAAGQPDLVKKENIKDGAWLIDAGTTMIERDGIKCFVGDASLSPEEYEQLEGYTPTPGGIGPLTVIWLFKNLAKAIRYEFQI
- a CDS encoding phosphate acetyltransferase, whose translation is MDFEKRLKGIVNTLPKTKILLIDGSDQRSIEAANKLAEFNNLEITLLVENDHKIDTRANVVNMNKDANKLELLAQKYVELRKGKEDIEAARKVLSTRPFYAMMLLATGEVDGVVGGLNYSTADILRAAFKAIGPKPGIKTISSVMIMHKEEKLYFFSDISVNPKPDLTGLVDIATNAAEFAKAFIEEPKVAFLSFSTSGSAVTPETKLVADATVEFNKVYQGTKAIGEVQLDAAVNEGVRKSKYKGETFTGEANVLVFPDLGAGNIGYKIAQRFGGFGAIGPIITGVKKPVNDLSRGSLTDDVVNTVLITAIQANDKE